From the Alkalibacter rhizosphaerae genome, one window contains:
- a CDS encoding DUF937 domain-containing protein: protein MKKKEGDYVDLLNLLNNQLKDPDVLKTMGQKVGAEPDQVEKLTSMGIPALLAAMQKNAKDERGAQGLDRALEAHADDPMDDIMGFLGGVDTNDGQKILQHVFSKPDAVENQLSRQTGLQSNQVNGLLSQLAPLLLGALGKQKREQQVGANGLSGLLGGLVQQTGGSGMQGMLMGLLDADKDGDIMDDVGNIVGKLFKK from the coding sequence ATGAAAAAGAAAGAAGGGGACTATGTGGATCTTCTAAATTTGTTGAACAATCAATTGAAAGACCCTGATGTGCTCAAAACCATGGGACAAAAGGTGGGGGCAGAACCGGATCAGGTCGAAAAACTGACATCGATGGGTATTCCTGCTCTTTTAGCGGCAATGCAAAAGAATGCAAAGGATGAAAGAGGAGCCCAGGGCCTGGATCGTGCCTTGGAAGCTCATGCTGATGATCCCATGGATGACATTATGGGATTCCTGGGTGGCGTAGATACGAATGATGGTCAAAAGATTCTACAACATGTATTTTCCAAACCTGACGCGGTGGAAAATCAATTGTCCCGACAAACAGGCTTGCAATCCAATCAAGTAAACGGACTATTGAGCCAATTGGCGCCCTTGCTGTTGGGTGCATTGGGCAAACAAAAGAGAGAGCAGCAAGTAGGAGCCAACGGGCTCTCAGGACTTCTGGGAGGCTTGGTACAGCAAACGGGAGGTTCCGGAATGCAAGGTATGTTGATGGGATTGTTGGATGCGGACAAGGATGGCGACATTATGGATGATGTCGGCAATATTGTTGGAAAGTTGTTTAAAAAATAA
- a CDS encoding DUF4332 domain-containing protein gives MSKLTMIEGIGETLEGKLKEQGISSVEKLLEGCKTKSKRTKLAEATGISEKLILKFANHADLFRIKGIGGEYAELLEAAGVDTVPELARRKGENLLQKMLEVNEVKKLVRRPPTQVQVEEWIQQAAGLERALEY, from the coding sequence ATGTCGAAATTGACGATGATCGAGGGAATTGGCGAAACGCTGGAAGGCAAACTGAAAGAGCAAGGAATCAGTTCTGTAGAAAAATTGTTGGAAGGCTGCAAAACGAAAAGCAAACGTACCAAGTTGGCGGAAGCAACAGGCATCTCTGAAAAATTGATTTTAAAATTTGCCAATCATGCAGATCTTTTCCGAATCAAAGGCATTGGTGGCGAATATGCAGAACTGTTGGAAGCGGCAGGAGTGGATACGGTTCCGGAGCTGGCCAGAAGAAAGGGAGAAAACCTGCTTCAAAAAATGCTGGAAGTCAATGAAGTCAAGAAGCTGGTTCGAAGGCCTCCTACTCAAGTACAAGTCGAGGAATGGATCCAACAGGCAGCTGGATTGGAACGAGCGTTGGAATATTGA
- a CDS encoding ABC transporter ATP-binding protein — translation MATRPPGPRRFLTEEERNNKPEITKELIFRILSYLKPYRLQFIFVFIAIVASSIIGLWPSIITGRIVDEALTGQNLALLVRLLLLAFVTLVGSQFIITMESYINAWISHKIIYDMKNQMYRHLILMPQSFFLGEKQGDIITRMNSDIGGVSAIISGTLTSIVSHAIVVLTTLVAVFLMNWKLALVGVVVIPIIIIPSRQVGRTRWKLLSESQQKSDEMNQIINETLSISGSLLVKLFTKEEKEIEKFDQANQELTEIAMKEERSGRFFRVMMGLFAQIGPLLIYFAGGYMLIRQVDDALTVGVITSTVILINRLYRPIQMLLNVKVDFVRSVALFSRIFEYFDRPSDVKNPEDPQKPELKTTEVVFDEVRFSYRLGIDTVKEISFQVDDGSMVAIVGPSGSGKSTIINLIPRLYDVDEGAVRIGGVDVRDMDLTYLRNLVGFVSQDTYLFNGTIRENLLYAKEDATQEELEEACRIADLHEFIVNQPDGYNTLVGNRGLKLSGGEKQRVSIARVVLKDPKILVLDEATSSLDSISESSIQKSLELVMKHRTNIVIAHRLSTVLAADQIVVIDKGMLVEKGRHDELLAGGGIYKQLFDTQFEKVLEDASSYC, via the coding sequence ATGGCTACCAGACCACCAGGCCCACGGCGTTTTTTAACGGAAGAAGAACGAAACAACAAACCGGAGATCACCAAGGAGCTTATTTTTCGGATCCTGTCGTATTTGAAGCCGTACCGGCTTCAATTTATATTCGTCTTTATCGCCATCGTGGCCTCTTCCATCATTGGGTTGTGGCCGTCCATCATCACTGGTAGAATCGTGGACGAGGCATTGACAGGGCAAAATCTGGCTTTGTTGGTTCGGCTGCTGTTGCTCGCTTTTGTCACATTGGTAGGGTCCCAGTTCATCATCACCATGGAAAGTTATATCAATGCCTGGATCTCCCATAAAATAATTTACGATATGAAAAACCAAATGTACCGCCATCTGATCCTCATGCCCCAATCCTTCTTTTTAGGAGAAAAACAGGGTGACATCATCACTCGAATGAACAGCGACATTGGTGGTGTCAGTGCCATTATATCAGGGACACTTACAAGTATCGTCAGTCATGCCATCGTTGTCTTGACCACCTTGGTGGCTGTATTTCTAATGAATTGGAAATTGGCTTTGGTGGGAGTGGTGGTCATTCCCATCATCATCATTCCTTCGCGTCAGGTAGGAAGAACACGATGGAAACTTCTATCGGAAAGCCAGCAAAAAAGCGATGAAATGAACCAGATCATCAATGAGACCTTGAGTATCAGTGGATCTCTATTGGTGAAGCTCTTCACGAAAGAGGAAAAAGAGATCGAAAAATTTGACCAAGCCAATCAAGAGCTGACTGAGATCGCCATGAAGGAAGAGAGGTCTGGTCGATTCTTCCGTGTCATGATGGGACTTTTTGCCCAAATTGGACCGCTCCTCATATACTTTGCAGGTGGATATATGCTGATTCGACAGGTGGATGATGCGTTGACTGTAGGAGTGATCACTTCGACCGTGATTTTGATCAACCGTTTGTATCGTCCCATACAAATGCTCTTGAATGTGAAAGTGGATTTTGTTCGGTCGGTAGCGCTTTTCAGTCGAATTTTTGAATATTTCGATCGGCCATCGGATGTAAAAAACCCGGAGGACCCTCAGAAACCGGAGTTGAAAACCACGGAAGTGGTATTTGATGAAGTTCGCTTTTCCTATCGATTGGGCATCGATACGGTCAAAGAAATCTCATTTCAAGTGGACGACGGATCCATGGTGGCTATCGTAGGCCCTTCGGGGTCTGGAAAATCCACTATCATAAATCTGATCCCCCGATTGTACGATGTTGACGAAGGGGCCGTTCGGATCGGCGGAGTGGATGTGCGCGACATGGATTTGACCTATTTGCGAAACCTGGTGGGATTCGTTTCCCAAGATACCTATCTCTTTAATGGAACCATTCGAGAAAATCTGCTGTACGCCAAGGAAGATGCCACCCAGGAAGAATTGGAAGAAGCTTGCCGGATCGCCGATCTCCACGAGTTTATCGTGAACCAGCCGGATGGATACAATACCTTGGTTGGAAATAGGGGATTAAAACTATCCGGAGGCGAGAAGCAACGGGTTTCCATAGCTCGGGTGGTCTTGAAAGATCCGAAGATCCTTGTTTTGGATGAAGCCACTTCCTCCTTGGATTCCATTTCGGAAAGTTCGATCCAAAAATCCTTGGAGCTGGTCATGAAGCATCGAACAAACATCGTCATAGCCCACCGCCTGTCAACGGTTTTAGCTGCGGATCAGATCGTGGTGATCGACAAGGGGATGTTGGTAGAGAAGGGACGGCATGATGAGTTGCTTGCCGGTGGCGGCATCTACAAGCAATTGTTTGATACCCAATTTGAAAAAGTATTGGAGGATGCGTCTTCTTATTGTTAA
- a CDS encoding oxidoreductase, which translates to MSTNYPNVFQSIRIRGVDFKNRIEMAPPSPNRADKDGRVCREFVDWFRPMAKGGAATIHVGNSVIDSSESSDEERQLDMGNDGAILPLSTFVEMCESYGCQASLEINHCGRDTNPSRIGRPAISASSMVTPMENMRAAMEGREPIPTEEMSHEKIKETVDKYAMAAYRCKKAGMKISMIHGGHGNLISQFASRLYNKRTDEYGGSLENRARFCIEVLDAVREKVGENFVIEFRISADEIHPDGMHFEETLQFIDIIKDKIDILHVSAGLHGDFAYFRNWWQNAMMDRMYNVHYAEKIKKRFPDLLVATVGSIMSIKDAEEIIATGKADFVAMCRPLIADPDMPRKYALGQEEDHRPCIRCQYCGMRLTKPRVIGCAVNPYSANIDAYPDGKVPLAEQKKKVAVIGGGPGGIQAAITLRERGHDVTLYEKGNRLGGNVIGAAAPSFKIDMKDYLDYLVLQANKSGATILLNTEATKELLDQENFDAMVVAVGADPFVPKVNGVDKPHVHWAPDADVGLVEVGNKSVIVGGGAIGIETAIGLKEEGKEVEIVEMAPDFNHLAQNSSGTMQDLLEKIDTLKIPVHLNCRLMEVKDDEVICVDTKSQEQISLPADTVLLAAGMVPRHAMVDDLRQSVPATEVYIVGDAVDVATIAEAVNGAFKAAAQI; encoded by the coding sequence ATGAGTACAAATTATCCAAACGTATTTCAATCCATACGCATTCGAGGAGTGGATTTTAAAAATCGGATCGAAATGGCCCCCCCTTCCCCCAACCGCGCCGATAAAGACGGCCGAGTATGCCGGGAATTTGTGGATTGGTTTCGTCCCATGGCCAAAGGTGGTGCGGCAACCATCCATGTAGGTAACAGCGTTATTGACAGCTCCGAATCCAGTGATGAAGAACGACAGCTCGATATGGGTAACGATGGCGCCATTCTTCCCCTCTCCACCTTTGTTGAGATGTGTGAAAGCTACGGGTGCCAGGCATCCTTGGAAATCAATCACTGCGGAAGAGACACCAATCCCTCCCGCATCGGACGTCCAGCCATCAGCGCATCCTCCATGGTCACGCCTATGGAAAATATGCGGGCAGCCATGGAAGGTCGAGAACCAATTCCTACGGAGGAAATGAGCCACGAAAAAATCAAGGAAACCGTAGATAAATATGCCATGGCTGCATACAGATGCAAAAAAGCTGGCATGAAGATCTCTATGATCCACGGTGGACATGGAAATCTGATCAGCCAGTTTGCCAGCCGTCTTTATAATAAGCGAACCGACGAGTATGGCGGATCTTTGGAGAATCGAGCAAGATTTTGCATCGAAGTATTGGATGCCGTACGGGAAAAAGTCGGTGAAAACTTCGTCATTGAATTCAGGATCAGTGCCGATGAGATCCACCCTGACGGAATGCACTTCGAAGAAACCTTGCAATTCATCGATATCATAAAAGATAAAATCGACATCTTGCATGTTTCTGCAGGTCTGCATGGAGACTTCGCCTATTTTAGAAATTGGTGGCAAAACGCCATGATGGACCGTATGTACAACGTCCATTACGCGGAAAAAATCAAAAAAAGATTCCCGGATCTTCTGGTGGCCACTGTTGGTTCCATCATGAGCATCAAAGATGCAGAAGAGATCATTGCCACCGGCAAAGCAGACTTTGTGGCCATGTGTCGACCACTCATCGCCGACCCGGACATGCCAAGAAAATATGCCTTGGGACAAGAAGAAGATCACAGACCTTGCATTCGCTGCCAATACTGCGGCATGCGCTTGACCAAGCCGAGAGTCATCGGATGCGCTGTCAATCCTTACAGTGCCAACATCGATGCCTATCCAGACGGAAAAGTGCCATTGGCAGAACAGAAGAAAAAAGTCGCCGTCATCGGTGGAGGTCCTGGTGGCATCCAAGCTGCCATTACCCTTCGTGAAAGAGGACACGACGTTACATTATATGAAAAAGGCAATCGACTGGGCGGTAACGTTATTGGCGCAGCAGCACCAAGCTTCAAAATCGACATGAAAGACTATTTGGACTACTTGGTTCTTCAAGCCAACAAAAGCGGTGCAACCATTTTATTGAATACGGAAGCTACCAAAGAGCTTTTGGATCAAGAGAATTTTGACGCCATGGTCGTCGCCGTTGGCGCTGACCCATTCGTTCCCAAGGTAAATGGGGTCGACAAACCCCACGTTCACTGGGCACCGGATGCAGATGTGGGCTTGGTAGAAGTCGGCAACAAATCCGTCATTGTCGGTGGCGGTGCCATCGGCATTGAAACAGCTATCGGTTTGAAAGAAGAAGGCAAAGAAGTGGAAATCGTGGAAATGGCTCCTGATTTCAACCATCTGGCTCAAAACTCCAGTGGAACCATGCAGGATCTATTGGAAAAAATCGATACATTAAAAATTCCGGTTCACTTGAACTGCCGATTGATGGAAGTAAAAGATGATGAAGTGATCTGTGTGGATACCAAATCCCAAGAGCAAATTTCTCTTCCGGCAGACACTGTGCTTTTGGCAGCTGGAATGGTCCCCCGCCATGCAATGGTGGATGATCTTCGACAAAGCGTGCCAGCAACCGAAGTGTACATCGTTGGTGATGCAGTGGACGTAGCGACCATAGCAGAAGCCGTTAATGGCGCTTTCAAAGCTGCAGCCCAAATTTAA
- a CDS encoding serpin family protein, whose protein sequence is MTNIKAKSWPDPIPSMNETLKESVNDFSWDLFLRSLDKEGNILVSPTSVYLAMAMTMNGSNGDTLQGMQQALRLDGLELTKANEQARNWMGLLRKETEKTNVSIANSIWVRPSYDVAIDFLQTNADYYDAGARAMDFSDPDAVETINQWVKDNTNGKIEKIVEEIDEDVMMYLINAVYFKSDWKEPFLTDDTKNDTFYGKVELLEVPFMNRTGEMKYVDWNDIQGILLPYEDATYEFFAFLPNEGLDIRNELRNWDSKLLADLIDQAKSSTVMLSIPKFEVRYENELNTILTDMGMGSAFDTSADFSAMSESGNRDLYISKVLHKTFARVDEKGTEAAAVTSVEMRLTSMPEVNASLTFDRPFLYGIWNNETNTPLFIGTMEDPNNG, encoded by the coding sequence ATGACAAATATCAAGGCCAAATCCTGGCCGGATCCTATTCCTTCCATGAACGAAACATTGAAGGAAAGTGTGAACGATTTTTCCTGGGATCTGTTTTTGCGTTCCTTGGACAAGGAAGGAAACATCCTAGTGTCTCCTACATCCGTCTATTTGGCCATGGCCATGACCATGAACGGATCAAATGGAGATACCCTTCAAGGAATGCAACAAGCGCTTCGACTGGATGGTCTGGAGTTGACCAAAGCCAATGAACAGGCAAGAAATTGGATGGGATTGTTGCGCAAGGAGACGGAAAAGACTAATGTTTCCATTGCCAATTCCATCTGGGTTCGTCCCTCTTATGATGTTGCCATCGATTTTCTGCAAACCAATGCCGATTATTATGACGCTGGAGCCAGAGCAATGGATTTTTCCGATCCTGATGCCGTAGAGACCATCAACCAGTGGGTGAAGGACAATACAAACGGCAAGATCGAGAAGATCGTGGAAGAGATCGATGAGGATGTAATGATGTATCTGATCAATGCGGTGTATTTTAAGTCCGACTGGAAAGAGCCTTTTTTAACGGACGATACAAAAAATGATACATTTTATGGAAAAGTCGAATTATTGGAAGTACCTTTCATGAATCGTACTGGAGAAATGAAATATGTGGATTGGAACGACATTCAAGGTATTTTGTTGCCTTACGAAGACGCCACCTATGAGTTTTTTGCATTTCTCCCAAATGAAGGACTAGATATCAGAAATGAACTTAGAAACTGGGATTCAAAGCTACTGGCTGATTTGATCGACCAGGCCAAGTCTTCTACAGTGATGTTGTCCATACCGAAATTCGAAGTCCGATATGAAAATGAACTTAATACCATTTTGACGGATATGGGTATGGGGTCGGCTTTTGATACTTCAGCGGATTTTTCGGCCATGAGCGAAAGTGGAAACAGAGATCTTTACATCAGTAAAGTTCTTCACAAGACATTTGCCCGGGTGGATGAAAAAGGCACGGAAGCTGCTGCCGTCACCAGTGTGGAAATGCGTTTGACATCCATGCCCGAGGTCAATGCGAGCCTGACTTTTGATCGACCTTTCCTTTACGGCATCTGGAACAATGAAACAAACACGCCCTTGTTTATCGGTACTATGGAAGATCCAAACAATGGATGA
- a CDS encoding FprA family A-type flavoprotein, translated as MKNVKIADGVHMLSMNVEDILFEGMWDLANGVTLNSYVVQGEKTAIVDGVIGWDGIPETLYDALEKMGVKIEDLDYAIVNHMEPDHSGWMESLLKIKGDIRIYASQKSAALLDQFFDKTENVVMVKDGDTLDLGAGKVLSFHLAPNVHWPDTMMTLDNQTGTLMSCDMYGSFGKIENSYFDDEMSDQDKAFFEEEGIRYYSNVMATFGSFVQKAIDKTKGLDVKIIAPGHGPVYRSNPSEIMDNYQRYIGYGEGKGKREIAILWGSMYGMTKKALDHVLKILEKEAISVHLMEMPRCTESDMVAAIFKSAGVIVAAPTYEYKLFPPVAAAIDEAGRKKITNKAAVYFGSCGWSGGAWKELSQIIERNNMKWDFDEPLEFKGSPHEEDLKKVEAQVMELVKKVRAIANEA; from the coding sequence ATGAAAAATGTGAAGATAGCCGACGGCGTACACATGCTGTCCATGAACGTTGAAGATATTTTATTTGAAGGAATGTGGGATCTGGCCAATGGAGTGACCCTGAATTCATACGTGGTACAAGGAGAGAAAACAGCCATCGTAGACGGTGTGATCGGATGGGATGGCATCCCGGAAACCTTGTATGATGCCTTAGAAAAAATGGGCGTTAAAATCGAAGACCTTGACTATGCCATAGTCAATCATATGGAGCCGGATCATTCCGGATGGATGGAAAGCTTGCTGAAAATCAAAGGGGACATACGAATATATGCATCTCAAAAATCTGCAGCATTGCTGGATCAGTTTTTTGATAAAACAGAAAATGTGGTTATGGTAAAAGACGGGGATACCTTGGATCTGGGAGCGGGAAAAGTTTTGAGTTTTCATTTGGCGCCTAATGTTCACTGGCCGGATACCATGATGACATTGGATAATCAGACGGGGACCCTCATGAGTTGCGACATGTACGGATCTTTCGGCAAGATCGAAAACAGCTACTTTGACGATGAAATGAGCGATCAAGACAAGGCCTTCTTTGAAGAGGAAGGCATCCGATACTACAGCAACGTAATGGCCACTTTTGGTTCTTTCGTGCAAAAGGCCATCGATAAAACAAAAGGGTTGGATGTCAAGATCATTGCACCCGGCCATGGTCCGGTATATCGTTCCAATCCTTCCGAAATCATGGATAATTACCAGCGATATATCGGATACGGAGAAGGAAAAGGCAAAAGGGAGATCGCCATTTTGTGGGGATCCATGTATGGCATGACAAAAAAAGCGTTGGATCATGTTTTGAAGATTTTGGAAAAAGAAGCGATCTCCGTTCATCTTATGGAAATGCCGAGATGTACGGAAAGCGACATGGTCGCAGCCATATTTAAAAGTGCAGGTGTCATCGTTGCAGCTCCTACCTATGAATACAAGCTGTTTCCACCAGTGGCCGCTGCAATAGATGAAGCGGGGAGAAAAAAGATCACAAACAAGGCAGCTGTATATTTTGGTTCCTGTGGGTGGTCCGGTGGAGCGTGGAAAGAACTTTCTCAAATCATCGAACGCAACAATATGAAATGGGATTTTGATGAGCCTCTGGAATTCAAAGGTTCACCCCATGAAGAAGATCTGAAAAAAGTGGAAGCCCAAGTAATGGAATTGGTAAAAAAGGTTCGAGCCATAGCAAATGAAGCGTAA
- a CDS encoding DUF2099 family protein gives MKTFQYEECQVIQTTQEGKEYFEYRIQLNRPDVERYFSMPSEEAARYNHWQEAGLTDFIRNQAEGSKIQEIQIENGTLIVTGIDGGVLYQQVLEWIRDHYADKEMHITRMFGSYILLQRLDGRLQAVKATPIPIKYCPLMIQLLKEVGGKVAEELIDSLKDATEEVQSKLMCQLIDEVVIAGGYFDDQRPLNSCESNVLFGASEIMSSAFFSTLLDGAVIVSNNLGTIITTSQTNTQGAVKRMTGLFYTSPSKRIMETASTEDIVPIFPHTARIDQVEGVRKAISMGMQNIAVSVASKENHLLEALSAMEKEETTLYKFGLCTTGIDEETAKIMARHADIVWSCASKQVKDHIEPNAIAQVGMKIPVHVMTQKGWYLVKNHLKKTYDSAGLGEVVPAKGAIKPILLNDNGTLKIIQKNEAEPCTDCPSPCI, from the coding sequence ATGAAGACGTTTCAATATGAAGAATGCCAGGTGATACAGACCACCCAGGAAGGAAAAGAATATTTCGAATACAGAATCCAGTTGAACCGACCTGATGTGGAGCGTTACTTTTCCATGCCTTCAGAAGAAGCAGCCCGCTACAACCACTGGCAAGAAGCGGGGCTGACAGATTTTATTCGCAATCAAGCGGAGGGGTCGAAAATCCAGGAGATCCAGATAGAGAATGGTACGTTGATCGTGACCGGAATCGATGGTGGAGTCCTGTATCAGCAGGTTTTGGAGTGGATAAGGGATCACTACGCAGACAAGGAAATGCATATCACCCGAATGTTTGGAAGCTATATCCTGCTGCAACGATTGGACGGAAGATTGCAAGCCGTCAAAGCGACTCCCATCCCCATCAAGTATTGTCCCTTGATGATCCAACTTCTTAAAGAAGTTGGTGGTAAGGTGGCAGAGGAGTTGATCGATTCCTTAAAGGATGCGACAGAGGAAGTTCAGTCGAAATTGATGTGTCAGTTGATCGATGAAGTGGTTATTGCCGGTGGGTATTTTGACGACCAGCGGCCATTGAATTCCTGCGAATCCAATGTGCTTTTCGGAGCATCGGAGATCATGAGTTCTGCGTTTTTCTCCACCCTTCTGGATGGTGCCGTTATCGTTTCCAATAACTTGGGTACCATCATAACCACCAGCCAGACAAATACTCAAGGAGCGGTGAAGCGAATGACCGGGCTCTTCTATACCAGTCCTTCCAAAAGAATCATGGAAACGGCATCAACGGAAGATATCGTACCTATTTTTCCCCATACAGCTCGCATCGACCAGGTGGAAGGGGTCCGCAAAGCCATTTCCATGGGAATGCAAAATATTGCGGTATCTGTTGCGTCTAAGGAGAATCATTTGTTGGAAGCCCTAAGCGCCATGGAAAAGGAGGAAACGACTTTATACAAGTTTGGTCTATGTACTACCGGAATTGATGAGGAAACGGCTAAAATCATGGCAAGACATGCGGATATCGTTTGGTCCTGCGCTTCCAAGCAAGTGAAAGATCACATCGAACCAAATGCCATTGCGCAGGTTGGCATGAAGATCCCGGTTCATGTCATGACCCAGAAGGGATGGTATCTGGTAAAAAATCATCTCAAAAAAACATATGACAGTGCCGGCTTGGGGGAAGTGGTACCGGCAAAAGGAGCCATCAAGCCCATTTTGTTGAACGACAATGGAACCCTGAAAATCATTCAAAAAAATGAAGCGGAACCATGTACGGACTGTCCAAGTCCCTGCATATAG
- a CDS encoding NAD(P)-dependent alcohol dehydrogenase: MKIKAAVVRKPGAPFRIEEVEIAKPKETEVLVRMIACGVCHTDAVARDQEMPVPLPAVLGHEGSGIVEEVGSRVRDIKPGDHVVLTVYSCGRCEACMTGHPSQCEWAFPTSFLGAYEDGTKRLSKDGVELSTFFAQASFATYAIADERNAIKIDKDVDLSLMGPLGCGIQTGAGTVMNKLKPEPGSAVVVFGCGAVGLSAIMAAKIMGADPIIGVDAVDSRLELAKELGAHIVFNGKKEKDLVTSIQEVTGGGADCSLDTTGVETLVNQALFCLKPLGTCAIVASSGDREFKIPLQNAIMGVGKTLMGVVEGDAIPKLFIPKLVKLYKQGAFPLDKLVQFYDFEEINQAFEDSKSGKTIKPILRF, from the coding sequence ATGAAAATCAAAGCAGCAGTTGTTCGGAAACCGGGTGCTCCATTTCGCATCGAAGAAGTGGAAATTGCCAAACCGAAAGAAACGGAGGTATTGGTGCGCATGATCGCCTGTGGTGTCTGTCACACGGACGCTGTGGCAAGAGACCAGGAAATGCCGGTGCCGTTGCCAGCGGTACTCGGTCATGAAGGATCTGGTATCGTAGAGGAAGTGGGAAGCCGTGTCCGGGATATAAAACCTGGAGATCACGTGGTTTTGACGGTCTATTCCTGCGGCAGATGTGAAGCCTGCATGACGGGGCATCCCAGCCAATGCGAATGGGCTTTTCCAACAAGCTTTTTGGGTGCATACGAAGATGGTACCAAACGGTTATCTAAGGACGGGGTAGAACTTTCTACGTTTTTTGCCCAAGCAAGCTTTGCAACCTACGCCATTGCGGACGAACGCAATGCCATCAAGATCGATAAGGATGTGGATTTGTCGCTGATGGGTCCTCTGGGCTGCGGGATCCAAACGGGAGCTGGCACAGTGATGAACAAATTGAAGCCGGAGCCGGGAAGTGCTGTGGTAGTATTTGGTTGTGGAGCTGTCGGTCTAAGTGCGATCATGGCTGCAAAAATCATGGGAGCTGATCCAATCATTGGTGTGGACGCTGTCGATTCCCGCTTGGAATTGGCAAAAGAATTGGGAGCTCACATCGTTTTCAATGGGAAAAAGGAAAAAGATCTGGTGACAAGCATACAGGAAGTCACTGGCGGCGGTGCTGATTGCAGCTTAGACACTACCGGCGTGGAGACACTGGTTAACCAAGCACTCTTCTGCTTGAAACCGTTGGGGACATGCGCCATCGTAGCGTCCAGCGGTGATCGAGAATTCAAGATCCCCCTGCAAAATGCCATCATGGGAGTTGGAAAGACCCTTATGGGCGTGGTAGAAGGAGATGCTATACCCAAACTTTTCATTCCAAAGCTGGTCAAGTTATATAAACAAGGAGCTTTTCCTTTGGACAAATTGGTTCAGTTTTACGATTTCGAAGAGATCAATCAGGCATTTGAAGATTCAAAAAGCGGAAAAACCATCAAACCAATTTTGCGATTCTAA
- a CDS encoding GGDEF domain-containing protein produces MVENYIVTFIIDIAALLFLVNLVQGNNILNRLRKKPFIIGIVITVLVIIAEAGTLRYGQESAGFRPLHVFFNVLGFGLTPWIPIFLVAIFDLKLVKAHLLLLLPTLVNMAVTLLSPFYGLIFLVDQSNRYFRGSVFFIFVIVYLFNILLLVIGTLRSGQKYLFTIRGKILALAIFAVAGTCIQLIFPMIYSSWHCVTLTLFLYYILLAEFDGRFDTLTELLNRGAFDKDSSRLKSSDAYTVVVFDINLFKEINDTYGHDYGDLVLKTIGSMICDTFNDNGYCYRIGGDEFCVIAKETREEDLERRLKQLTEKLQCERLNDKHLPTVSYGYSYHKRNQVLDFQKNMKEADKQMYHYKQLQKNDHSLLIR; encoded by the coding sequence ATGGTTGAAAATTACATCGTGACGTTTATCATTGATATCGCAGCACTTCTATTTCTTGTTAATTTGGTCCAAGGCAACAACATCCTGAACAGGCTTCGAAAAAAACCATTTATTATCGGTATTGTTATTACTGTTCTTGTTATTATTGCCGAAGCAGGGACTTTGAGATATGGGCAAGAATCGGCAGGATTTCGACCATTGCATGTTTTTTTCAACGTTCTAGGATTTGGTTTGACACCATGGATCCCTATTTTTTTAGTCGCCATTTTTGACTTGAAGCTGGTAAAAGCCCATTTGTTGCTTTTATTGCCTACTTTGGTGAATATGGCAGTCACTCTACTATCTCCTTTTTATGGGTTGATTTTTCTTGTGGACCAAAGCAATCGATATTTCAGAGGTTCCGTATTTTTCATTTTTGTGATCGTATATCTTTTCAATATCCTTCTTCTGGTGATTGGAACACTCCGTTCAGGACAAAAGTATCTTTTTACCATTCGTGGGAAGATCCTTGCGCTGGCAATTTTTGCAGTTGCAGGCACCTGTATTCAGCTAATATTTCCAATGATCTACTCTTCCTGGCATTGCGTCACGTTAACGTTGTTTTTGTACTATATTCTGCTTGCCGAGTTTGATGGAAGATTTGATACCCTTACTGAACTTTTAAACCGTGGAGCCTTTGACAAGGATTCCAGTCGGTTGAAAAGCTCAGATGCGTATACTGTTGTTGTATTTGATATCAATCTGTTTAAGGAAATCAACGATACTTATGGTCACGATTACGGTGATTTGGTTTTGAAAACCATAGGATCCATGATCTGTGATACTTTTAATGACAACGGTTATTGTTATCGAATCGGCGGAGATGAATTTTGTGTCATTGCCAAGGAGACAAGGGAAGAAGATCTGGAACGAAGGCTGAAGCAGTTGACGGAAAAGCTCCAGTGCGAACGGCTAAATGATAAACACCTGCCTACAGTGTCCTACGGGTACAGCTATCATAAAAGAAATCAAGTCCTGGATTTTCAAAAAAATATGAAAGAAGCAGACAAACAAATGTATCATTACAAGCAACTTCAAAAGAACGATCATTCACTATTAATCCGATGA